The following nucleotide sequence is from Pseudochaenichthys georgianus chromosome 17, fPseGeo1.2, whole genome shotgun sequence.
atttgttaggagatttggtagacaacttgtccactttcttaaatctcctcgcgttcctacacgagccattatcttacaggaaggaaacccagaacctacaagtaaccatttaacaataatccactttaatggtaatatacaatgcaatacaatcaagtacaatcaatacagtacaaattacatacagttctgtgggatcccacatttacctgatactcacgtgagccagccagccagccagccagccagccagccagccagccagaggagaaagagaccgaacacagcggggtttctgtctatatccctcgctgacccaaggaggagttatctgcgcctcccttccagaccagtgattggctgcccaaattatcatcaacaccccacatcttaagtccccaatcccagtggctcagcttccttatcacagggatctgagatgactatgtcaactccacaccttccccctcttcctttgtcctcacaaaaccacatgttagcaggcccaaaaccagcccagttttctacacaaatcattttccctttttaagcatcttgatagtttactaacctgaatacatacaaatatttctttacaatACTCTTACTGGTTATGGCGAATAAAACTTTCTattattctaatgtctaacctgTCTCGAAGCGCGAGGCACGACTAGCTGGCTCGGCTGTAACGGGGCTGCTGGGCTCTCCGCCTGGACTCGGAGCTGACGGCCGGGGGCCGGTGGGGTTTGCTAGCGGTCTATCTGCAGTAACGTTAGAGTCTACGTCTACCTTTGATGCCTGCCGGAACAATGACGTTATTTTAGGTAGTTTTGCCCTCTCCTGTTCGGCTTTCGCTCTCATTTTGCTTTTCTGAGCACCGCTTGGGTAGTGGCGCTTCATTTTTCATGTTTATCGGCAACGCAACTAACGAACGTTATTTATATGAGCAATACTTcccgctttgttttgaacgctgCCCAGCCTGCCAATGAACATTAGTTATCAGCCGGCTAGCCCTATCGCAGGTGAgcaaataattataatgataCACTGTTGTACTACTACAGGCAGCGTACACATGACGTAGCAACatagcagggaggggggggccccGCCCTCTGCGCCCTGTTCCCGCGTTACGAAATCTAAGAGGATAGCCTACAGTGGGGGCGGGGCCCCCTAAGCTCCGGGGCTCCCCCGCACCGGGGGGGGTGCGGGGGCCTCCGCTACgccactgcacacacacctaAATACATGCAGCTGTTTGGACTAAACATTCCACGGGGAAAAAATGATCATCAATTGTAACTTATTTGTGTAGGTTGTAATTTGTGTAATGTCTATTTTTATTACCTTATCTTTACATATGGAGGACATCTCTTatttcatatttagattttaatAGTTTTGCTAGGTATTATTCATTCTGTCTTTGTATGCACCAAAtataccaaagcaaattccttgtatgtgtcAAGCTACTTGGTAATAAAACCTATCCTCAttcgtgtacacacacacacacacacacacacacacacacacacacacacacacacacacacagcacatacATTATATTAGCAGcacataacaaatatatatatatttgaaaacCTCCAGGTTGAAGTGATGTATAATACAaacaaaactgtaaaaaaaactgCTCAGAAAGTAAAATGTAAATAGTAAAAGCCAGATCACAGGAAGATGATCCAAGTGAGCATGGCAGTTTAATGTCACTACTaccaataaataatttcaaaaccagcttaaaaaaaaagaagggtgtttacttagaccaggggtgcccacacttttttggctggtgagctacttttgaaatgaccagctcaccgaggtctacagaccaaaaataaaatcccaaattgcaagggttgctgaataacacgttttatttttacatgggataactacaatagggctgcaacaaacgactaatttcataatcgattaatcaactattcggactattactgtatgccttgcacaatttctcaaatgctcttatttagccatcaacttttagatttagcttgaggttgttttaggcatgtggaaactagcaatgaagacaaagatgaatacttgatttaaaaatacatatattattaaattaacaaattgtgaacaaaattaacattgctttttatttaaattaaataaataatatttcaagtcaaaagaaacaatgttttaacaaatcgtattaaataatctgatgaaagaactgtaaacagaatagttgaaactttaacaaaataaagagtaactcagttacctctaatcattaacccatgtttgtataatgtagttaactctgtgtgttgctgctagcaacacacggatggagctacagagctactagaaagacagtctgaatgtggagcaattttgctaaatgtttagataaattgctcgtgttaccgccctcacattctaaacactcttggcaatgagcattgtccacctcaagacgggtaacatgtaaccacaccttggagcgcttctctccgccatcccagccgtgtgttgctgcatgtagcagctgcgtgtgtgtaaactgccccccccccctcgcacacagacgggggagagagatacaggtcgaaaatacaccgaccatttgggtctttttgcatgttagaaacgagttggcgacactaagactgagATAATGTttctgtagcaataatacatgacctttccCAACTCGCtactaaagcaaacagatattgttctaaactgtattaaagtaaacaggtattatcttgaactgtattgaagtgaacatgtattatttgggactgtttttaagtaatcctatatatataaaccttcttacatacactttcccagacaccctgacacacacacacacacacacacacacacacacacacacacacacacacacacacacacacacaatacactccctgaccaagatacccacacacacaaacacacacactttcccagaaaccctgacacacatacactccctgaccaagatatcaacacacacatacacttcctctttaccaaacgcacacacatgtccttttcaaggttctttttggggccaatgtttgatactaatatatctgtgtacaatgtttgattgtttgagaaagaatagtttgtgggaAACCTTCCCTGAGAAATTAATaatttgtgtgaaaccttccctgggaaattaaaggagtagaatccagtggaagataagaagtgactctccgccccaaaaagtccatatatactgttgtttattcatgcacggggccccctgttgctgactggccggtcccgatacctgtatcgcacggcagtggagcggggagcccggagtgctctgttacagggcactctgtattttcgtattgtgtctttttaccattaaaatcagattattgttataacttgtatgccggtgttttgaactccttttcttattaatctgaccaggctcatctaacggacggcgcggagcagagctgggctttaagccaccaaaactgtgtctgctcctacactactcggagggaagtcgctgtcatatgccttgtgaacaaTCCAATAATGCCTCTTCGGCAGAGCGAcacttgctttacaaataagtcAAATAACCTGTGAATGTGAATGTTTTCCcagcacttgactgattttgtatcgctttgcattctgggttaacagactggaaagctataggtcgctttttctgtcaatcaagtaaactcctgaatagagaggcgaagtccctccctttccgggagccttcatgggaccccggaagcgtaaaattatacattgaagtcaatggagagagaaaggttatctttttatcccgtttgaattgtgccacgaatgacacatatgatgtttgtcaatttaaaagaatattttgcaagtcaaaaaaattaaaatgtgtcgtaaaactgtgaagttacacatttttttgtgtgaaaccgctgagtgaacttcaggtctcttggtctcgcacaatacgcgtcaccatcacaaagatggccgtcacgttagccaatttcacctgtttctttcagaatgagaatacaagtataaaacgaggtgactacaagtctggacacgttgagagctgtacatacacgaaaggggagttattcggttctgtaagagcagcgggaccggctttacaagatgttggtgagtaatatgagtgcaatgtgtaacgttaatgtcagctagctaacattagctaacaagttacactaacgtgttttgtttcagtaactagtgttctcctttagaacttcgtggtctctgtgtatgctgtggataacattagtgttcacaagaacaaggtaaactcccgtgttttgttttagttgctcttcagattgaagcggccagttttatatcgactatactgtatgtgtgatctccttttacatctcgttgtgtcatttgagtttatttgctgtgtgtagattcaagggttttggttatcttgtcaatttgtttggttatccaggcacagctgtgcgtgactccctcgggtacactggtatgtgttttcctaatgtagagagcattgattaattaataaactacacactgagtctagatcctgaccaaatccttttttattgttgatcaaatgtttttcaaaaatgtattcatacacatttagaaaaatacaatgtacaatcacaaccagtacaacacacattacaaaaaatacagaaaaaacaaacaataacaacaatcagacaaaactatggaaaaataacccctcccacccccagatccggaccatccttgtattattgctcattcaatctattatagcatgctaacaaacatggtactttctttatttgtacagatctgcatgggaggcgatggcgcgatgcagagcgctgtctgtgattgtgcacgggggatgtacaaatacagccacgctgcagcattggcaatatgtgccatgtggcagatcagctccacagatgttgagtgccagtggaggaagcctggcacttccaaagtagtccagccggtgtctcaactctaccaacagtgagaggagacatacaacccactggccagagacatcgccactcaggatgtagactggttcaggtctgcactgaggggcgcacagtgtggcatggcatggcttttgtcacctgagccagagccgcggcctcaacatcaggccattgtcaccgtgccggagctggtgaaggggcatgggggtcggtggcttgaggcaattcttgcctcaatgcgactgagcagagaccagcaagctgccatccagacagccaccggagaacagcggacaaagtggcagttacacaggcggggcaggttgacagccagcaagtttggtgctgtgctgcggtcgggactttcatccactccatgcgcgtccctcatgaagagggtgcttggggggtacaacttggacggagtcatggctgtcaactggggggttgtaaacgaggccgaaggggtgaaggcttttgtgcaggcctatcaggagacagtgttcgagtctggtctctttgtgagtgagtcggtgttttgggagcatcccccgatggacttgtgcagccatctgccctgctggaggtgaagtgtccaccatcattatataggatatatatatatatatatatttgtatacatatctgtaaattgtataattgtatttgattttaaagtatttttgatctctgtctataaacacaaactgagtaagattgacaataaagttgactttgaaaaatatatatattctttatgaaaatagttgactgttggagaaatgaatccaaatgaaacgttggactgaactacaactacgcctttaaatctctacggactgtttttcagtgggatggcaagttcctatctttaaacatttattagttttttctcagaacagatttgattttctgaagttaatttaacttaaccatgtaaggtcattattaaaaaggtacaatcaatttgtttagggttgaataaaataatgataaacatttcatttggataatttactgacagaataagaaactcaatgatgctctactcacctgttcctttttataaagtgaaacagttgaaacgatagattttagtaaacttaaaaacaaccttctccaaaagctatcaaggaatatacctaatacttgttttagaattgtattacatattattatataaatagtttgaatgatccataattgacagaagcttgtgtttacactgacctgttactcatatattaatgtctttgtaacttcagtaaaccacgacctcactaatttatttcattcatcacggttcagtaaactaagtgacacatgaaccagtttaataattatgataacataggattgcaactctttgaaactgtaggtggctcttaaaagagccgttgtgtttgggtgtgctggtctcaggtcagtttaagccctctctcgcggatgcagcgggatgtccttgggcatgatgttgaccctctttgcttggttcatcttactgggggcagctacatggatgtcggtgcagtccacaatcattgtgcagttgaaggcagaatgaatttattattgactccgaatgaagcacaacttcatgtcatacaatacattagtgttgtcacgataccaacattgtggtttcgataccgataccaagtcaagaattgcgattccgattctttttcgatacttttcttaaaaaaagggaaacatggaatatcggctttaaaattaggaataacagatgattttagcagtcagaacaactaaagcagcagtgttactaagaacagaaacgccaaagagtcacatctaatataaatatatataaaagcatttattttaattgtgtagcagtgagtttaacattttggcagcactgttgagcattttgaaaatgtattttcattatagcctatgaaaaactaatagaaaacgaaggctaaagctaacgttagcagatagtgatgctagtttgctagttaagtttgctcaacgataatattgcgacagaaacacttttcagtgcacatcacgctctgccgctccgacagggagctctgctctgaacacctgaacggcccgttcacagacttctggcgtcttttttgtcaacaagccgaggcgcagcggcagttgcactcccacttgcagccatgcttctcgttttctcacatgctctggcagctagcgcgtggccgcgtgcacgagagaggggagggacttagaacgtgcttgagaggagcgggactgcaggcatggctgcagtgcaaggagtggaagcagagcgctgaacacacacggctcttattaaacggcgttttttcacgggagtactttcccccgtcattcttaaagtaccgatactaatgaaacggaggaatcgtaccgtttttaacggcagggtatcgcggtacctttcaagtatcggtacaccgtgcaacactacaatacattgactttatttgtaattgtgtaaaaacataaagcattgattagcaagcaggacctgcaggaacagagcacggtgatggatggagctgggaagagagaagaataaagaaaacagatcaacttcattatcggatattaaaaattcaatttcaaaacaagttgccgctcctacagttttctagtgtgtaaagatgatttcacttgacctatgcacaatatcacactcaatacatgtgtgtctctggggggtgcattgtgcctttgatgtatataaataatataccataaccaaatactattacgtacagtggaaatcaggttgccagagcaggtcagtccagtgtgcatgttcctcagggtctcagcagttacaggtgaggtaaagaaaataaaagagaaaaaggtcagtaacaacactttgaataattatctcttttaataatgttctatcagtaatcactcaactactgtctttccaacaaacagattgactcactatcatcacaatgaaacacgtccagaagaatggaccacagatggaaattagctattagctataatctggcatattgcatctcttctctttgctgagattaatgttttgtatgcatggtccttctataaataaatacatgtcatgcaaagctgcctgcctgccttccttccttcgactctccctgaactgcctgatcttttaatgttcaatgttaaccatttgagcagatagcattaagtagaaaagatcgcagatgctaatctgccgttagcctacctcccgcccccttagcacctggtggagagggcgataggctcctcttcaaatgtttcacaaaatacttaccatcatgactactcttactgtttaacatttgggttcacttcatgttaaggctaatacaaatgacaaggctaagtaatgtgatgctaactaacgtgctcgctactagctatgtagctagctgtgttccatgcacaacatgtgtattacctgatatgtttggtccaacgactcctggtcctttcatcagacgggaagcgatagaacgagctatgatctataagtatgatcacttatgtgattacaacctggtacaaagcacacaggcatcttgtaaaagtgaatttatttttagtccATACGTATTGATCCACATGAATTCCAATACGTATGATTTTAAGaccctaaaataaatacaaatgtattcattAGAAGTGAGTTAGTCCTTCCTTAATATCCCGGTGTATTTCACCATTAAAACATATTTCAAAAGTTTaagaaaccccacacagctggaAGTAGAAGTTTTTGGATCCTCTACGAACatatcattgatttgttcatctTGGATTTCGGATAAACAACATTGTGAAATGGTCTACATTTTTAATATCCAGTATCCTAGCAAGTTTTGGAGATGGAATATAGGTTCAATATAAAGTTAATCGAAAGGAATGTCTCTTTTTGAGTAATttgggtggctcttaaaagagcctttgttgttccaGGTATGTCAAggtgtagatcaggggtgtcaaactcaaggcccgggggccaaatccggcccgcgacttcatttgatgtggcccgcaaaagcttgcaaagaatataatacgttcttatacggttacatgccactttacagccgatatgtcccacaatgcatcgcgcactgtgacatgcgcactgaagagagaattatttgccctggacttctgctttcagacgtagttaattactaaattattaccctatctgataataatccaatgcagaggcaatgatgtaattataatacattattttgtatatattatatatttatacatgtatatttatatggttacaaccggcccagagccatttaatagaagagttacgacatctccgttcactccaatggaccacttttttacagcaatggcggatcgtggagcctctcaatcgttccccggaagttagcgccaaggctggcagagctgtggagttgcagcataatacaccgttcgtgacggacttttaaaggtaagaagaagtttaaagatgtatattgcggatattatcagtacatctgattcaaatgaacatgtgtattaaaggatgtcagtggattatccctaaattagtagatttagggaacgtttacagataacagattaagctagcataccgaagcaagttagcaacacacgttgaacagccttttaattgtaaattccgttctcttaatgtcatttcgtccaacatgttgaattagagaagaggggcttctaaacgggattgtatgcgggggtggagggagttaaatattagataaatataactttggtgcgtgtaagagtgagtgtttttagcagagccatattgtgtccttgtgattctgttgattattacctgtctgtataatgttgcagcccagctgattctggattgatggcaaagggagagggacttaagtgagagtgaaaacacaaggtacgtttaatactactgttttatataagtaaacacgttatctccccaaggcaataggcgtgctatataggtgtgtataaccctttctcctgtctgttgctccctctctcagcacaagaaccagaggggattcaatggagcctgaatacctgcactgagaccctcatcctgcaccctgagtctcaactctcagtgtttttcaagcctttccctgtgtttttgtattaaacaaaacattaagctctcccaatggtgtggttttcgttttgtggaaaagtgcaaatgcagtgtttgtatataaatcacatattttgttgctgttggtcgtgaaattgctcctgctgacttgagccagccattttttcctccgctctgtgtcagtggggaagccgtacattcgtactcctttctctgagcgatttgagcatccccaggcagcacatcaaaccatggtggcgactaggaggcagcacagcaaaccatggtggcgactaggaggcagcacagcaaaccaggacaacacggaggaaaaggcaccgacaaactgcatgatatgctcttctatgtttattgaattccatgtatttgcaatggatgttcctaaagcaacacatttaacatcatcatcatcatatcctgtcggtctcctgtcctttctgaaagccataaagacaacattagttatttagataacttgtgtcctcaattaccaggggattactgaaactaccatgaatttaagaaaatggtagaaatgaatccaatctgaattttaaagcattactttagatcccctccctctaaatgtatcaataaacattataaagtgatgctcctgactaccatacaagtttaagaagataatattggtttgaaagaattcaaagctataaataaacagcaacaggctctttaaccaaggcactgttagtaacatgtaaactagttgttcacactaatcctaatattatcacttaatattagcaaattcgattttatttttgaaaacatattgatgtaaatacatacacatatcgatttgttgtataaatattgcaaatcaaaacctttattcactaataattaccaaaaatcgtagttctatctcctgttatcaatgcattcacattgcccgccatgaacttccgggggaacgatccctcgtctacatgaaccacgtgacgataaccgtttttggacttccggtgtcgtaactcttctattaaatagctctgaaccggccctttgagtgaaaccataatgctaatgtggcccgcgatgaatttgagtttgacacccatgGTGTAGATGTTTAACCTCCGAAGCCGTACAGAGTGCGGCCCTACCTCTTCAGGGCATATACCACATCCATGGCGGTCACGGTCTTTCTCTTGGCGTGCTCGGTGTAGGTGACGGCATCACGGATCACATTCTCCAGGAACACCTTCAGCACCCCACGGGTCTCCTCGTAGATCAGACCGGAGATACGCTTCACTCCGCCACGGCGAGCCAGACGGCGGATAGCGGGCTTGGTGATGCCCTGGATGTTATCACGGAGAACTTTGCGGTGACGCTTGGCGCCTCCCTTGCCGAGTCCCTTTCCTCCTTTTCCTCTTCCACTCATGTTCAGGTATTGTTATGTCAGCTCGTTCAGAACGAATGAGTAGAAGCAGAGTGACCGGCAGTATTTATATATTCACTGCGGACCTAAGAGAAGACGGAGAGCGGGAAAGCTGCTGGGCGGGGCCAACGCTGCAGCCTCCACATTATCTTTGAAAACATTTTTTCAGTCAGGCTTTATACTAAGCATTTGATGATTAAAGTGTgttaatatgtaataaaaccCTCACATGCTTAATAACATTTGAAATAAGACCCTTTCTGAGattaacattacatttaaatcatgcagttgcactcactcacactcacactgtcaggttgtaaagtcaggtttggtcaggtacacctcagagtcagtcattgacagtgccttcccaagttaccctgtcggtcagggtcaaaggtcagttggtctcagtctttgtggccatgtgtcgtgctctgcagcgatgttccagcacaggccagcatcctccgtctataaaaatctgtatatatggagcgccatcatttattaattcacaattacaactataatgttcaagatatctccaacccctcattgctgtttcccacattccctgaaaagtgtctagccaaaaaaaatgtcacttccttagattactactactactactactactgcaataCATTtgcacctaattagtattaaaatgactaatagatctatttcagaaacgtgtgtacatcactattatcttgtgtcaaaacattactaggatctgtaaagctctgctatgtattccataactcattctattaatttatcttcaattctggtgcacttaaaggaatggtccactcattagataattaatcaaaacttcagtatttagtgaaacgttatgtttaaaccataccctgaagaaatcagcgatattccccggtaaataatgattttatagctcttttttatcaagacctgtatattccgtctggccgccgccatgtttgccattttcagtagtcacgtgatggtcgtgacgtcatccatgcgttcactttgtcaacacatggaaacatggaggagtatttcagttcggactcgtcagcagaggaacaagttttgaccaatgtgaagagattggatgggggaattcagccatacatatcagtatgacaatacgacaccctctgtcctaagaccctcacatcgtacaaggaaac
It contains:
- the LOC139435672 gene encoding histone H4 type VIII, yielding MSGRGKGGKGLGKGGAKRHRKVLRDNIQGITKPAIRRLARRGGVKRISGLIYEETRGVLKVFLENVIRDAVTYTEHAKRKTVTAMDVVYALKR